The sequence TAAACTACGTTGTTTTCCTTCAAAATTCAGTGGGcagtcaaatttgaaatacaaaatttcCTTTCTAATTGCGTGTTCATTGTCCAACTTGTTTTTGGCACTTGACagcaaatatttctttatcctgACATTTAATCACTACAACAACAGTTAAAAACGTTGAATGCGAAATTGGCGAGATTCagagaaatttatataattcttTTTTCAATTCGGTTTAACTtctcaacaaaaaaaacttagaATAATGAGCTTTCTAAAGGAAACtgtcgaaaaatttcaaaaatactggaaattttcattgaaaattacgTAATTTAAGACATTTTATCAGAAATCTGCAAATGTATATTGCGAAACAACCATTGctaaaaaacgcaaaagcatTTTCCTCCGCGATTGCTTGatggattgaaaataaaaaaaaacatcagttcgtttagaaaaatgtaccaaacaaactgatgtttTATACGATTCTGTTCTCCTGACGGCTTTTTTCTTGAGATTGTAAATAGAACCATAATGctatttattttgtttgaatttatttCATATTAACCGACATACAGAAGAAGGTTATTCACACAGATACTCAGGAACCGTCTTTTAGCAACTAAAATTGGCGATCACATTTCCGAATAATTCCTTGCATCATCCAGAACTCCCCAAGAAAATTGTCTTGGATCGTTTATATGTTTTTCTGTAAGTCAGCGATGTCATCTTGGTGTCCATTTCGATGAAAAACTTACACATCAGTTACATTGTAGCTGAAACTTCCCGTAGCTGAGGATTCTTAATGAAGTCGACTAAGCACTTTTCAGAATAAACCAACTTTCCTGgtgttagaaatttatatattagATACTtcatgtttgatacgtatatcaTAGATCTACACCCCACACCACAAAAATGTAGTTGGTACCATTTCTTGAACTTACAATGGGTAGTGTGGGTATCAATAGATACAATCAAAGTTAATTTTTAAGATATGAAAGCGAAGGTTATAGGTAGCAATTGTCGTAGCATACTGATAAATTTTGCAATGTTTACCTTGCCAATAATATTAAATTGCCCATTCTAGAATGTTGATGTAAGGCCCCTGCTTTGAATATATGATATACGAAATAACATTGAAAACAATCCCGTTCcacactattcattttactCTATCACAAGCGCAGTCAGTTTGTTCATCACTAAATTTATATATAAACAGGTTCATGTATGATCTTACACCTGAAGAAAAGCGTTCAGAATAATTTGACAAGAGAGGAGCAGCTACCAGCTTATAACTTTGGTGGTATGATTTTTTTCCATTACAGCGTGGGACACTTACACTCATGTGATGCAGCCGATACTACTCCTGCTGATTTCACTGAAATTATATgttcagtgcaaccagtttatcaaagacgcgtttacaatttaatttcaaacattctaatttttcaataatatatgctcaaacaaatgaaaagcattgtttcatattgaaatattattttgatcaatttttggtcggtgtttgatggaaaatagcgttttcacgttttcgttcggcacgtcagaaaagacattgcactccgttgcaaaacaaaaagtgttctgtgaaTAGCAGACATATTACGTCTGctgagcggttcaaattgaactgccgagttaagcactaagcagttcaatttgaactgctctgcactgatgagtcaaaaacgaaacgtaaaaataataaaaatagcatAAGTCTTAGTTATAGAGTTGTTGTTACATATTAGAAAGTTTAGCTACACTGCTTCAGTGCATCTGTATTCGATTGCGctatacaaaataaacaaaattgaacATGTTTTGTGAAAAAGCAGTTTGTATAGTAGCAGAAAAGATTTATTGCCTTCAGGTTCTTCGAGCAAAGGTTTCTATTTCGCTGGAATATTATTAAAAGATATAAAAATCTTTATTTTAAAGCAAAATCTGCGTGAAAATCCATATAGAATATACGCAATGTGTGGTAGTGCAAGGAAACTGAAACCATATTATTTTTCACCAGTAGTTTTCAGCAAAATGGAAAAGGTTTCGTTCGAAATTTctacttttcttgaattgccatTATAAGCAGAAACGACTTTTGTTTCATCTTCACATCAAATCAGGAAAAAAGATGATGGaacttgtttttacgcacacattattGACATTACTTATACGCTTACAAGGAGTCTTTCCCCTTAATAATAGCCGATACCTTCAACGATAGAATTAACTGTTCCGTTTGATACTAATGAGCGACACAGAGCTCTCTTCAACAGTGCTACGACGTCCTATATGATGTACCAACACAGCACAAACGGTGCGTTTGGTTATTGAATTGCAGAgattgttcaatattgtaccatCTAGTTATGATTTTGAGGCACGAATCAGAATACgtgcatttttaatattattagtaCCGAATCGCGTAGGTTGattgattgtaaataaataaaaacctgttttaatccacctagtggtgtaatgatgcctttctcatatcaatcatactatcatatataatactgcgattcttgaaagaataaccgaaatcggtttgtttgaccgtctactgataaaaactatcaattggaaaagatttgaggtcgatttagaattttttttaaggtttttccccattttcagtgatggtatacaattttaacccactttactctatatttccggatccggaagtcggatcctaataatattcaggaattttgtatgggaccacaagacctttcatttgaatctaattttgtgaaaatcggtcgcgccatatatgagaaaagttagaacacatattttcttttttttttgcacattttaccccataactcccgaaccggaagtcggatccaaataatattcaggaattttttatgggacttcaagaactttcattttaacctaagtttgtgaaaatcggttcagccatctctgagaaaagttagtgcacttattttcacaattttttgcacattttaccccataattccggaaccggaagtcggatcctaataatattcaggaattttgtatgggaccataagaactttcatttgaatctaattttgtgaaaatcggtcgcgccatctatgagaaaagtcagaacacatattttctttttttttgcacattttaccccataactcccgaaccggaagtcggatccaaataatattcaggaattttttatgggacttcaagaccttccattttaaccttagtttgtgaaaatcggctcagccatctctgagaaaagttagtgcacttattttcacaattttttgcacattttacccaataattccggaaccggaagtcggatcctaatagtattcaggaattttgtatgggaccacaagacctttcatttgaatctaagtttgtgaaaatcggttcagccatctccgagaaaagttagtgcaaaaaaaacgttacatacacacatacacacatacacacacagacattttgcgtactcgacgaactgagtcgaatggtatatgacaaacttagattcaaaagtcggttttcacagtgattgcataacctttctatatgagaaaggcaaaaagacacACTCCTTGAGCTATATCTTCAATTAGCTTATATTATTATCACTCAGTTCATGAAAGGATAGCGCACtgaaattcacttgaaaaacaaaactgcAACCATTAACTTTAAAACCCGACACAAACAACTCCCTTAACTACTTTAGAACTCAGAATAACATAAAATCAAACTTACCCGAAGTTAGCAGTTTGCTCTTATAGATGTACTTCACTGTCCCGCTGGTATCCTTGACCTCCTTCGAGAACAGAATGTACAGTTCAAACAAGAACACGTGCCTCTCCCGTCCTTTCTTGATCAGTATCTGTTTATTGTCCCAAACCAGGAAAGAATCCTGCAGAACAACGTCACCGAGGTTGTCTATCGGAATGTCACAGCCCTCGAGCAGTGACAGATGCATCACGTCGTTCGCCTTTTTTGGCACGTTTAACATCACTTCGAGACCATCCTTGATTTCACCCTGGCCTTCATCACAGCACGATTGTAGATCTTTCAGCAGAAGCTGATATTTGGTGATCCGTTGTACCGGCTTGATCAGAAAAGCTGGTAACGAGTGTTCGAGTTTGTGTTTTCGTTGCATCTCTTCAAAATAGGTTCCGCCAAATTGAACCATGTAATCGTTGGATTGAGGCTTATTTTGACAGTAATATACATACATGTCGAATTTAGCCGCCCACGTCACAAAACAATGACCCacatcttcaggcatagtttcaTACTTTTCCAGTTCTCTGAGAAATATCTTCTCGTGAAATTGATAAATGTCTTCGATATTGCTAAACAGGATGTGTTCCTTTCCAACGAGGTTGGGCGGCACACCAACGCCACTTTTTAGTTCACTCACAAACACATTTATGCAAGTTTCGAGATCTTTTACGTAGGTCCGTTCAGTTTGCAATAGTTCTGCCATGATAAACTCCTTTTTGCGCGCAGATTTTCGCTTCTCTTCATTCATTTCCTTGGGTACTCCAACCGATCCAGCGCTAGCTGCCGCTGCATTaagtttggtttccaaagacggATCTGAATGACGATATTCGAGTACGGAGGCATTGGCCGTTGTAGACGAAGCGGGCGAAATACCACTGGTGGATGCCGTAGAAACGGAGGTCATGGAGGAGGAAATGGACTTACTGTTAAGGCTACTGTTGCTACTATTATTACTACTAATACTATTATTGTCATCCTGTTGCTGTATACCAGGTAGGCCCAACGATTTCTCCAGGTTAGTCCTGTAGAGTTCCATTCGACTGCTGAAGTCTTTGTAGCGGTTGTCAACAGTCGCAACCCATTGCTTAATCGAACTAGCATGCGCGTGACCTTTTTCCACCAAGGAATCTGCCAGCTGAATCAGCAATTTAACTCGCTCACGCGTTTCCTTTGCTGTTCCTTTGAATTCGTTGTGCTCCCTCAGAAGCACTTCAGTCTCTTCACGACTACTGCACAGTTTATTATTTCTAGACGACAGATATGCCTCACCAGTGTCATGAATCCATTCGATCGCTTGCTTGGCCGATCGTTCAAACAGTACAAACTGCTGACACTGGTCGAGGCGCTTCTTTCGCTGGGTCCAATATTCGAGAACTTGCGTTTCTTGAGTAAGTAACTTATCCAGTATCGCTTTAACTCGAGATTCACTATTTACAGTCGTTTTAATATGGTAGAACTGTAAGGAGCGCGCGGCATATTTGAGAAAAGTTTCTGCCGTGCGTCGTGCTAATGTACACGCTTTAAGAAAAGCTTCCTTCTGTTCCTGGTGTTTCGATATGAGTTGCACTATTTGTTGACCCTTATCCGTCGATCCTCCTCCTCCACACCAATCTTCCTCTCGGCGATATTCTTTTTCCAAACTGTCCAAAACACTGCAGACCTGTTCTGCTGTTTTGAAAAAGTTCAGGGATGCCGTCACGAGTTTGTGACGCTCCTCGGCACAGGTGACTAGCTTTTGCCATTTTTTCGTAACCTCATCCGCAATGTCTTTGATACTTTGGGGATCATAATGGTTGGCGTTCATGAGTGCATCGGCTCTGTATTTCACTTGTACAGCTGACGTGTGAGTGCGCTCGATTGCAACCTAGAAATAGATGATTCGTTATTACATACGGGACCATAACATAAAAGTATAATTACATACCTGAAACTGTTCGTGCTGTTTACGCAGTTGTTCTGCTTCCTGATAGCTATTAGGGATTGAAAAGTTCGCTAGCAGCATTGCTTCCCCATTACGTATCCAGGATATAACTTGATTCGCATCATTTTGGAAGTGGCACAGTTGCATAGACTGTTCCAGCTTGATTCGTTTCGCCTCCGCCAAATCTTCAAGATCGAGTTCGCGATCATGAAGAAATTCTAGCAAATACTGTACCCTAGTCTGTGCAGACGTGTGCGGATCAGCCATGAGTAGCACTCCAGACGACTCAAACAACTGCATAAGCTCTTGGCCGGTGTTGATCATTTGGTATGTTGTGGTTTGCATTTGACTAACGGATTCATTATGCAATCGTAGAACTTGTTCCGTTTTCTGAAAATCACACGACACATCTGTGTGCTGCAGTTCTTCTGCCCACATTTCAAGCTGAGAACAGACTTCCAACGCATCTCGTTCAAACATCCGCAACCGTAGATACATATCGATTTTCATTTTGCGGGCTTGCCACAGGTTTTCCAGATCGAGACGATTCTTCTGAATACGTTCCAATGCGTTTTGGACCGCTGTGAGTGATCCGGCGGAATCTTCTTCTTCGATAGCTCCAAGTTCCTGTAAAAGAGCCTCCCCTTGCGCTATAGCTTGAATACACGTTTTAAGTGTATTTTCTTCTTGCTCTTTGCATTGCTCAAGCATTCGTTCCGTCCCGTCTAAATGTTCATTTGCTAGTTCCATCGATTCTTCATTAGACATTTCGGCATGTAACTGTTCTAACCAAGCGGAGATTTTTTTCTCATTCGTATAGTAAAGAACTGCTAAATCTAGCCttcttcgcctttgttcgaccCGTTCGGCAAATGAAGCCACATTTGTTTCCAACTCTCtcactactgaataaatttcctGCGGAGCTACTTCTCCTGATCTAGCCAGTTCCTTTGCAGCTGCTAATAATTTTTCTGCATTGCGATAGGTATTTTGGGCCACATTCTCGAAATGCTCGTGACTTGTCTGGTATATTCGAGCTTTCTGTAAGCTTTTTCCTATACCGCGATTTTTTCGCAGAAATACGTCACCATGATTCTGTAGCCAATCGAGTACTTGTTTGACATCTTCCTGGAACAACCGTAAGGCCAGTTTTTGGTGCAAACGCAGCTTGCCAGCGTGCCACTTAATTTCCAACTGTTGGTGATGTCCGAGTATTTGATGAATAACGGTAAGCACGTGTGATGCACCTCTACTGTAGTCAGCCGCCGGATTGCCACCATTGAAGTGAGAATTATCCTAATGAAAGCCATAATTAGAGAGAGCCTAAATATCTACGAACCACGTATACTTACATTTCTCCGTGTGTTGACAGCCGGCGGCTGGTTACACACCTGCACTAAATGGTCCAACTGGTACAGTAGCTTTTTACTGGTCGAATGAACCTCCGTGTAGGCCTGACACATCGCCTCGTATAAAGATTGATGCGTACGAATTGCCGTTTCCAGACTTTCCACGCTTGTCGGCGTTGGAATTGTTGCCTCACACGCTGCCGCCCAACTGCTAACGCTTTCCGTATATTGTTCGGCCTTATGATGAAAAACAACCGAAAGCGATAGAACAGCCGTCCGCTCGTCCAACATAGTCATAAAATCCTTACAGGTTTTGTCTAGCCTCGTCGCGAGCGTCCGAATATGTTGAGCAGCATAATGGTTACTTTCAATTAGTTTACCGGCAACAACCAATATTCGGCTAGTGTTGTCGGGTACATTTCGCGAAGGCATCACGAATCGCTCCTGATGATCTTCCTGCACTTTATTGGCCTGCTTGTGGTTGTGACCAATCTCGATGTAAGTCTGCTGAAAAACATCCCGATTGTGCAGAAACCAGTTGAACATCCTTTCACAGTCTTGCTCGAAAAGCCGCAGCTGGAAGCACTGGTCTAGTGTGGTCTTCCGGTGTTGCCACATGTTGAGCAACTGCTGCTGAGCATTCCGAACGGTTTCCAGCTGCTGAAGTACCTGAAAGAATGAAATAATTAACTATCATTGCTAATCTTTTGAAATGTACTCAACAGTTTACATGAAAATAGCGAACCAAATGTAACCCAATTgtgaaattttgtaataaatatCCTACACAATGCGGTAGGAGATCCACATAGTGATAATTGATTCATTAACACTGTATTAAGTTTAAGAAGAAACAggttaacaaatatttttttacgaatGGTAGCATCAAAACTGTGCGCTTTCATGCGTCTACATCAATTTAGGAGACTAATATTTATCACGAAAGGTGTGCAGTAGGTTGTATACCGAGATAACAAGCTTGCTCAACTGCATATATTAATGTTTTGTAGGGCAATCGTTTGTTTAAATTTTGCTCATGAACATTTATTACTAAGCTTATTATCATGTGATAAACTAGAAATATAAAAATACATGATCAAACGGTACTTGCGTATTTCTATCACGTAATgattaataaaataaacacagttAGTTGACCAACTGATTGACCGATTATTCAGAAATTAGATGAAATGGGCTAAAATGCCACAGTTAATTGGTGAGTTGTACATTTaatgatagtatcaaattaaaattcactAGAATATTAACATTGGGAAAAAATTATAATTTGCGACTGAAATGTTTCACATAAGATTTTCTgacaaaaaatcatcgatcaaaaAACTCACTGAAGGAAAGCTCACTAGTGATGTTTTTTACATGCGCTAGTCTCATTGAAACTGATCTCACATGGCAAAAAAactagttgtgaaaagttcattgCCCAACATTCtctgatgaataaattcgccgatgaacagAAACTTAACCATTCTGAAAATGCGCAGTTGGGTggttgaattgaaaaaaaaactaaattttcaGTTCTTGCAATTTTAATGCTTTGTTGATTGATGAATCAATAGAATTTGGGTTTTAATCATTGTCAGTAAGCGTAGGGTAGctcaatacgaataaaatgtgaCATTTTAATTATTTCCAAATTAACGCTCTGTTGTTTAGTGAAGTATAAACATTGTCAATGAGAGTATGGTGGCTCAATATAAAAAGAATATTATTTTAGACTATTACCAATATGATGCTCTGTTGATATAAGTCTAATAAGCCTAAtaagaaaatatataaaattgttGACAATTTCCAATGCAGTGCACTGGTAATTAGTGTATAATTAGCACGTATTGTTCTTGTGAAATTATTCTGGAAAACGCTCACGTGACAAATTTGTAATAATCAcgatcagaagaaaaaaaagattttctaaAGAAAAGTGactgaaaaatcacttccgagattttAATTGATGAAACAAGAATCCACAAAACGCTGGACCTCGAAGTTCactagtgattttttgtgtcagcaaaACTTAATGACAAATTTTTACCCAAATAATCGAAAAAGAGAAGAGTATCCGATGgcatttcgatgctgaatttccactacgcttcagttcgacaccgaagtgattcgtgcaagatttaatgATTATATtttctctactgaataaattcgcaattGAACCGCAATTGAGATATAATAACTGCGATATCTCagtcaatatgaacaacaatatttttccCACATTCGaaacagtgattatagcgacgaaaggctACTTTAATTCCAgctgtttttttatatcatttattttaccccggctttaaccatgttggtcgttcaccgggtagaaGTTATAAAATTTAACCGTTTTGGTTTGCAGCTGGTTTATTACACTGCGCTATTTAGATTGAAccgaataaaacgctatttggcatgcatttgatttatagaagtaacaagatCGCAACATTGTCAGCATGTTTTGTAAgcgcagtgtttgaatggcgcgtttgaattagcatagcggtagtctgcgctcctgttacttctgcttacgttattcaagctgaattgatattttatattcagctgcataacatgatttgtgattgtttttattaatgCTTTATTATCATTACAACTATTATAATTCACAGCATTTGCTGCTTTTAttaatgatattactccaccaccacggtattgccgaatgaatttcaaatacatcactccTATTAATCCACTTATCAAACACCATACGCGTACATTTTCTTGTttctatagaggttttaacgttaagattcacctcttcggaccaggaaaactttctgaccctctGAGCagcggttgggaatcgaacccaggcggctgCGTTGAAGGAATCGATTTACCCAACACGACATATCCGTCCTTCTGCACATTATCaaaaaggttcagtttttgttcatcgacgAATTTTTTCGTCATGTGTTCTGCAAAGTGTTGAGATATAATGACTATGAAAACTCCTTTTCCACATCCGATaatttttttgtctgaaaatcagttgtgaaaaatcACTTCAACACTTCAATTCAACACATTGAAGCGTAGTATATCTTTAGAGctatttctgtgggtgaaaactcgttatcaagtttcgctgacaaaaaaaatcacttgtgaacctCGAGGCTCAGATTTTGATGGATGCTTGTTTGATCAATTAAAATCTCGGACGTGACTTTTTCTGTCACGGAGTTTTtaatgaacatgaacttagcgaggcatctctcgccgatgataacacaaataaatgaataatttgttgctaatcagttacggaaattttgaatttattgctcatttttttatttgttgagTACTTCTCTAAGTTCATAGTCTCACTCCCAAATAAGcttcaaaaacaaatcgaagtctAGTGAATaagttgttgctaattagttacggtaattttgaagaatatttggGAGGTGCTCCGAAGCAGCCTAGGAAGATTCAATGAGTCGGACAAGTCATAGTGTTAGTTTTCAGGACCAgtggactacctcgaaaaagaaaCTACCATCAACAGCGAGTATTACTGcgcattattggagcgattgtgGGTCGAAATTGCTACGAATCGGgtaaaaattgttattttttcctttctcatatagaaaggttatgaaatcactgtgaaaaccgactcttgaaccgagacccggagggccgagtttcatataccattcgactcagttcgtcgagtacgcaaaatgtatgtatgtgtgtgtgtgtgtgtgtgtgtgtgtgtgtgtgtgtgtgtgtgtgtgtgtgtgtgtgtgtgtgtgtgtgtgtgtgtgtaacgttttttgcactaacttttctcggagatggctgaaccgattttcacaaacttagattcgaatgaaaggtcttgtggtcccatacaaaactcctgaatattgtttggatccgacttccggttccggaattatggggtaaaatgtgcaaaaaattgtgaaaataagtgcactaactcagagatggttgaaccgattttcacaaacttaaattcaaatgaaaggtcttgtggtcctataccaaattcctgaatataatttggatccgacttccgattccggagatatggggtaaaatgtgcaaaaaaatatgtgttctaacttttctcatagatggcgcgaccgattttcacaaacttaggttcaaatgaaaggtactgggatcccatacgtaattcctgaatttcatcaggatccgactttagGATCCggtaatatagggtaaagtgtgtttaaaattttataccatcactgaaaagggcgaaaaaaagtaaaagttttctgaatcgacctcaaatcttctccaattgacatTTTTTATCAATAGACGGTCAAGCAAAccaatttcgattatttttttaataatcgaagaaaattattttgaagaataccacagtattatatatgatagtatgattgatatgagaaaggcatcattacaccactaggtggattaaaacaggttttttaataatgTGACACACAAGAGCGAGCATCGCaaacatgggttaaatcaacgATTTGGAACTTCAATTGGTTCCCTATCCACCATCTGCTCCCAAAATTTAAAAACCTctccttaatccacctagaggtgcgataataactttatattgtcattcaaacagtcttattaaaatatatttttttcgctGAGATCATTTCTTTCACAAATTACAACAACGGAAGCTGAAATCCGGTAGGgttgcatatttttccaaaccacAAATTGGAAATTGTAGCTGAAGATCGAAGCTACACAACGGTATAGATAACTTAGGTAAAATTACAACTAGGAATggacgatttttttcaatttccaactATCTCCCTTCGCCAAAATCGAAAAACTCATTCGATCAATATTGTTTTTGGATACTAGCCGCTATCAATTGTGAAACGGCAATCTTAATAAGAACAGTAAATGTAATGGAAATATtgtaaagttattcaaaatttctgCTGAATCAATTCAGATGACGCACCTTGTATGTGCTGATCAACATTCtgaaatacgaggtctgttcaaaaagttcccggaattttttaattgcgcgcgtctggagagtccggtggtcaaaattttttttattatgttggtacatatgtccctaatgtatggtgaaattttcagctgtattcattgtttacattctgttttgtagcggctggtgtagacgtgtttt comes from Malaya genurostris strain Urasoe2022 chromosome 3, Malgen_1.1, whole genome shotgun sequence and encodes:
- the LOC131437159 gene encoding triple functional domain protein isoform X1 translates to MDGVRALDILPLLQERFALLSGGRDNRGGPIICFPATTKRERVKPEDIKRVVSYFIGLPGDDCKKHGFTIIIDMRGNSNTAASAKMILKVLQENFGSDIIHQAVIIKPDNFWQKQRSSIASSKYKFETTTISIQSLNKVVEPSQLTSDFDGFLYYDHNMWMDLRVAFEDFLWQASDILDRIDDLQEDLQHSDFPEDANSVNYSSENHNEMRRKILKLPIEDLDLLGQKLLGKFTSYSNRNDESCHSTASPSKCHNPDISSALNQVLQQLETVRNAQQQLLNMWQHRKTTLDQCFQLRLFEQDCERMFNWFLHNRDVFQQTYIEIGHNHKQANKVQEDHQERFVMPSRNVPDNTSRILVVAGKLIESNHYAAQHIRTLATRLDKTCKDFMTMLDERTAVLSLSVVFHHKAEQYTESVSSWAAACEATIPTPTSVESLETAIRTHQSLYEAMCQAYTEVHSTSKKLLYQLDHLVQVCNQPPAVNTRRNDNSHFNGGNPAADYSRGASHVLTVIHQILGHHQQLEIKWHAGKLRLHQKLALRLFQEDVKQVLDWLQNHGDVFLRKNRGIGKSLQKARIYQTSHEHFENVAQNTYRNAEKLLAAAKELARSGEVAPQEIYSVVRELETNVASFAERVEQRRRRLDLAVLYYTNEKKISAWLEQLHAEMSNEESMELANEHLDGTERMLEQCKEQEENTLKTCIQAIAQGEALLQELGAIEEEDSAGSLTAVQNALERIQKNRLDLENLWQARKMKIDMYLRLRMFERDALEVCSQLEMWAEELQHTDVSCDFQKTEQVLRLHNESVSQMQTTTYQMINTGQELMQLFESSGVLLMADPHTSAQTRVQYLLEFLHDRELDLEDLAEAKRIKLEQSMQLCHFQNDANQVISWIRNGEAMLLANFSIPNSYQEAEQLRKQHEQFQVAIERTHTSAVQVKYRADALMNANHYDPQSIKDIADEVTKKWQKLVTCAEERHKLVTASLNFFKTAEQVCSVLDSLEKEYRREEDWCGGGGSTDKGQQIVQLISKHQEQKEAFLKACTLARRTAETFLKYAARSLQFYHIKTTVNSESRVKAILDKLLTQETQVLEYWTQRKKRLDQCQQFVLFERSAKQAIEWIHDTGEAYLSSRNNKLCSSREETEVLLREHNEFKGTAKETRERVKLLIQLADSLVEKGHAHASSIKQWVATVDNRYKDFSSRMELYRTNLEKSLGLPGIQQQDDNNSISSNNSSNSSLNSKSISSSMTSVSTASTSGISPASSTTANASVLEYRHSDPSLETKLNAAAASAGSVGVPKEMNEEKRKSARKKEFIMAELLQTERTYVKDLETCINVFVSELKSGVGVPPNLVGKEHILFSNIEDIYQFHEKIFLRELEKYETMPEDVGHCFVTWAAKFDMYVYYCQNKPQSNDYMVQFGGTYFEEMQRKHKLEHSLPAFLIKPVQRITKYQLLLKDLQSCCDEGQGEIKDGLEVMLNVPKKANDVMHLSLLEGCDIPIDNLGDVVLQDSFLVWDNKQILIKKGRERHVFLFELYILFSKEVKDTSGTVKYIYKSKLLTSDFGVTEHIEGDECKFAIWTGRAPMLSDYRIVLKANSLETKQMWVKRLREVIQETYFSGTSFSLLKSPAKVGNKQLGQRLSKDIDDTLNENDQDGSSLASFGSGNTTDSEKGGLTEVTWVIADHIAAQGSSELTVTKGAQVEIVDMNCSGAPEFCLVRLPINSTDSQEGLVPVTVLKPLPSSHSKLNNKQRDADALGEVPQENDCILPNQHTSPVNKRKGFSGKKWLPTQLRKLSHGKSDKLPPVDKPLISKKNSDKKVKDKPQEEVEPSTAVSQNELEAEEEPTIELPPPMKPIQDATTALTGTPSSTLSTTEDQSCTSAKITKALSLKSLEEPSAVVNQTADMAEIERIVKEKVQSFRYLENDSTITSIGEGNSSSAGGVGPLECSTVGVPLVSNGESCSSAGMIGNSILAKPAISPQFSENENNDENLADEQGIEDILRKRMFALRELVTTEEAYVNDLSQIVNGYIAEIRNPNSTVLIPDDLKGGKERMVFGNIEAIYEWHRDYFLKSLQRCLLNPHELGPLIKRSERKLHMYVVYCQNKPVSEHIVQEHMSYFDELRLKLKYKLCLGDMLIKPVQRIMKYELLLKDILKHTQRAGLTEEIPGLKDAMHIMRVVPKAANDMMDVGRLQKFEGKITAQGKLLLHGPLYCVEGASSSDKNSYNTQKPKELHVFLFEQNIIFAEIIGKKTQFTSPSYIYKAHIQVNKMTLQDLSDQTNGNRFSLCSIDPQRTSLSFICTAPTIELHTEWLNTIRNILQTQNDFLKAIQSPIAYQKELTKDS